A part of Bacillus rossius redtenbacheri isolate Brsri chromosome 1, Brsri_v3, whole genome shotgun sequence genomic DNA contains:
- the LOC134532226 gene encoding heat shock factor protein 2-like, with amino-acid sequence MKFPQKLWEIINSCETNAIQWSDKGSTILIDYSNFQDQYLRSGSSIFKTRNINSFVRQLNMYGFRKVTSAYRDPVWNLHNPNIHEFYHKNFCATRKHLLVDVVRKAKHSKKLSKHFMIDHHSSSHAENKFSAVSSDLLFQNKPGESIAAKYYLSVKQNKPEEMCFVHTSETSNARLAVARTALRKALEDASAKSLPYISSYIKEEFCEDNEFLPGEASPELTEPGLDSDATVNWGEKSAFPLLLNNAEDPTFQIPTAGHATTFDKLQGTAAWTAEDLPLPADFSFNDIGQHAELLLQSTMNFPTDTVNNDQQFGQQDGSTIAHNFMDLIDLPTFTLANKSQDYLQTYTAS; translated from the exons ATGAAATTTCCTCAAAAGCTTTGGGAGATTATCAATAGTTGTGAGACAAATGCAATTCAATGGAGTGACAAAGGATCAACTATTCTTATCGATTATAGTAATTTCCAAGATCAGTATCTTAGATCTGGTAGTTCTATCTTCAAGACAAGAAATATTAATAGTTTTGTGAGACAGCTAAATATGTATGGTTTTCGCAAAGTAACATCAGCTTATCGAGATCCTGTATGGAACTTGCATAATCCCAATATTCATGAATTTTATCACAAAAATTTTTGTGCCACCAGAAAACATTTGTTGGTTGATGTTGTAAGGAAAGCTAAGCATTCCAAAAAACTTAGCAAACATTTCATGATTGACCATCATTCATCTTCAcatgcagaaaataaattttctgctGTATCAAGTGACCTTTTGTTCCAAAACAAGCCTGGTGAATCAATCGCTGCAAAATACTATTTAAGTGTAAAACAGAACAAACCTGAAGAGATGTGCTTTGTTCACACATCTGAAACATCAAATGCAAGATTAGCAGTAGCACGG ACTGCATTACGAAAAGCATTAGAGGATGCATCAGCAAAGAGTTTACCTTACATATCTTCCTATATTAAAGAAGAATTCTGTGAAGACAATG AGTTCCTTCCGGGCGAGGCGTCCCCGGAGCTGACAGAGCCGGGCCTGGACAGCGACGCGACCGTCAACTGGGGAGAGAAGAGTGCCTTTCCTCTGCTGCTGAACAATGCTGAAGACCCGACTTTCCAGATACCCACCGCAGGTCATG CCACGACGTTCGACAAACTGCAAGGAACAGCAGCGTGGACTGCCGAAGACTTGCCCCTGCCCGCCGACTTCTCGTTCAACGACATCGGCCAACACGCGGAGCTGCTGCTGCAGAGCAC GATGAATTTTCCTACTGATACTGTCAACAATGACCAGCAGTTTGGGCAACAGGACGGCAGCACAATCGCTCACAACTTCATGGATCTGATCGACTTGCCAACTTTCACACTAGCAAACAAG TCTCAAGACTACCTGCAGACTTACACAGCCAGCTAG
- the LOC134532235 gene encoding proteasome subunit alpha type-7, giving the protein MSSRYDRAITVFSPDGHLLQVEYAQEAVRKGSTAVGVRGTDVVVLGVEKKSVAKLQEERTVRKICLLDDHVVMAFAGLTADARILINRAQIECQSHKLTVEDPVTLEYITRYIAGLKQKYTQSNGRRPFGISCLLTGFDYDGVPHLYQTEPSGIYYEWKANATGRSAKTVREFLEKYYTPEVVSSEKGTVKLAIRALLEVVQSGRKNLEIAVMRRGEPMQMLDGDKIEEYVSEIEKEKEEEAEKKKQKK; this is encoded by the exons ATGAGTTCAAGATATGATAGAGCTATTACAGTATTTTCTCCAGACGGTCATTTACTTCAAGTTGAATACGCCCAGGAAGCTGTTAGGAAAGGTTCCACTGCA GTGGGCGTTAGAGGCACGGACGTCGTGGTCCTGGGGGTCGAGAAGAAGTCCGTCGCGAAGCTGCAGGAAGAACGAACAGTTCGCAAAATATGCCTTCTAGATGATCATGTAGTAATGGCATTCGCAG GTTTGACTGCTGATGCTCGAATTCTGATAAACCGAGCTCAGATTGAATGCCAGAGCCACAAACTAACTGTAGAGGATCCTGTCACCTTGGAGTACATAACGCGCTACATCGCAG GCCTGAAGCAGAAATACACCCAAAGTAATGGCAGGAGGCCCTTTGGCATATCTTGCCTTCTCACCGGTTTCGACTACGACGGGGTGCCCCACCTGTACCAGACGGAGCCCTCCGGCATCTACTACGAGTGGAAG GCGAACGCGACGGGGCGCAGCGCCAAGACGGTGCGGGAGTTCCTGGAGAAGTACTACACGCCGGAGGTGGTGAGCTCGGAGAAGGGGACGGTGAAGCTGGCGATCAGGGCCCTGCTGGAGGTGGTGCAGTCGGGACGCAAGAACCTGGAGATTGCGGTGATGCGTCGCGGGGAGCCCATGCAG ATGCTGGATGGGGATAAGATTGAGGAGTATGTGTCCGAAATAGAGAAGGAGAAAGAAGAGGAAGCAGAGAAGAAAaagcaaaagaaataa